From the Excalfactoria chinensis isolate bCotChi1 chromosome 1, bCotChi1.hap2, whole genome shotgun sequence genome, one window contains:
- the LOC140263751 gene encoding inositol 1,4,5-trisphosphate receptor-interacting protein-like 1, translating into MLDEIQRSRMDVQPWHFFAQQPWEIWALAVLLLFLLVDFIQCIDTQEEKKIQGETEMQRKSDREMWELVYHEGFNDVTYQDLVDELLTICQILPQSYFMPRLQPAVGVGVGLEHTSPEGNHVVYRMLVSLKAPPGHVFHLEHGPKARVGVRNSCLRVELKCTCISELVMWDMLCFVHHPEDELRKQQMPSLLQTLCRDSYLDMEKTAAWFQKLVTKAWLEMPPLTIAQVELLPSNRFCKLKLTTASGRVIRIELMLGIQDKDSDTSLSFE; encoded by the exons ATGCTGGACGAGATCCAGCGGAGCAGGATGGATGTGCAACCCTGGCACTTCTTTGCACAGCAGCCTTGGGAAATTTGGGCCTTGGCtgtactgctgcttttcctgcttgtCGACTTTATCCAGTGCATAGATActcaagaggaaaagaagatcCAAGGTGAAACTGAGATGCAGAGAAAATCTGACAGGGAGATGTGGGAACTGGTGTACCACGAAGGCTTCAATGATGTTACCTAC CAGGATCTGGTGGATGAACTTCTGACCATCTGTCAGATACTTCCCCAGAGTTACTTCATGCCACGGCTGCAGCCGGCTGTTGGGGTGGGCGTTGGCTTAGAACACACCAGTCCCGAAGGGAACCACGTTGTCTACCGCATGCTCGTGTCCCTGAAGGCACCCCCGGGACATGTCTTCCACTTGGAGCATGGCCCCAAGGCGAGGGTGGGGGTGAGGAATTCCTGCCTCCGCGTGGAGCTCAAGTGCACTTGCATAAGTGAGCTGGTGATGTGGGACATGCTGTGCTTTGTCCACCACCCTGAGGATGAGCTGAGGAAACAGCAGATGCCCAGCCTCCTACAAACCCTCTGCCGCGACTCCTACCTGgatatggagaaaactgcagccTGGTTCCAGAAACTGGTGACAAAAGCCTGGCTGGAGATGCCTCCGTTGACCATAGCGCAGGTTGAGTTGCTGCCCTCCAACCGATTCTGCAAGCTCAAGCTGACCACCGCCAGTGGCAGAGTCATCAGGATTGAGCTCATGCTCGGGATACAGGACAAGGACTCAGACACGTCCCTGAGCTTTGAGTAG